One part of the Nostoc sp. PCC 7120 = FACHB-418 genome encodes these proteins:
- a CDS encoding dynamin family protein, with amino-acid sequence MNTLLIGDRIVSSLSKITGQNISKSDATPQVIFITNLIVVLLGSMFIDGIGTDKQKQKMLEILYRFIEPESDTYKLAYLIIKGVIKHQIYRKFDELVIISSLLSESERLLLIGLGYEMSTSDNKLGLREQRYLEILAHYLGVKTEYLAVLASAFRPQESLDIAVLNEVEILLDTPRNQGFKNVEIKPHSNNWKTLISNSKTNTNQPRVSIYYEGLKKFQEFNQQLGNYCNQISQIVQTCHELGFLAKDLIDEVNGLSKKFQLHRFRLAVIGEFSQGKSTLLNALLGEEIQPMREIPCNGNIVVLKYGTQKRVIYRYKDGSEKEIPFDEYRQKVSISEDIALNSLNKELKQSDIKEIIVEHSNLALCNSGVEIIDSPGLNENPELTAITQNLLQDIDAAIFVTNASRSLTQGERQSLNELRLKLNGGKDQEPANNLFIVVNFMDLVNTEKSRDQIKKRIYNFVEGEKPIITGKNRVHFISAQAALRSVMYGYEDEYKKSFDTFIKSIERFLILERGRLKLQPLPDQLNKIIQRIINNLREFKDELESKIKIAEEGKRKILEQIGEFSGRDVKICLLTIQLIEKSLEKANVSWGEWYEGLEERMLLKSERWNSEYKLFWKQDKLVRDYIQCFVSDLSDEIDDWVNSQLKNIILEENLQNLNRNIKYELDAIQAEFNLLDMRDNTKFSEKLKLSINEISDQLIELDNIDFSTPLKGELMEFTRIGFIPTALANVSAVIGNSFASMMMDSDKFHSEIKLSVLEIGLEKFDESFDKVYEKIQENIEIFFDTKVESVSRVIEGAIYMYEKLLEQQEKSNQAMLEQHYATKSLILDKCEELEKLNSRISKDIALWYSEEINKVVIKAAHN; translated from the coding sequence ATGAATACATTATTAATTGGAGACCGGATAGTTAGTTCTTTATCAAAAATTACTGGTCAAAATATAAGTAAAAGCGATGCTACGCCACAAGTGATATTTATAACTAATCTGATTGTTGTCCTGTTAGGATCAATGTTTATTGATGGCATCGGTACGGATAAGCAAAAACAAAAAATGCTTGAAATACTGTATCGCTTTATTGAACCAGAAAGTGATACATATAAGTTAGCATATTTAATAATCAAAGGAGTAATAAAACATCAGATTTATCGCAAATTTGATGAGTTAGTAATTATAAGCAGCCTTCTTTCTGAATCAGAAAGGTTGTTACTAATTGGGCTTGGTTATGAAATGTCTACAAGTGATAATAAATTGGGTTTACGTGAACAAAGGTATTTAGAGATTTTGGCTCATTATTTGGGCGTTAAAACAGAATATTTGGCAGTTCTGGCATCTGCATTTAGACCCCAAGAGAGTTTAGATATAGCAGTTTTGAATGAGGTGGAAATTTTACTAGATACACCACGTAATCAAGGATTTAAAAATGTAGAGATTAAACCACATTCCAATAATTGGAAGACTCTGATTTCCAACTCTAAGACTAACACAAATCAGCCGCGTGTTTCTATATACTATGAAGGGTTGAAAAAATTTCAAGAGTTTAACCAACAGTTAGGTAATTATTGCAATCAGATTTCTCAAATAGTTCAAACTTGTCATGAACTTGGATTTCTAGCTAAAGATTTAATTGACGAAGTGAATGGGTTATCTAAAAAGTTCCAATTACATCGGTTTCGATTGGCTGTTATTGGTGAGTTTAGTCAAGGAAAATCAACTTTACTAAATGCTTTACTAGGCGAAGAAATTCAACCAATGCGAGAGATTCCCTGTAATGGGAATATAGTAGTCTTGAAGTATGGAACGCAAAAACGTGTAATTTACCGCTATAAAGATGGAAGCGAAAAAGAAATACCATTTGATGAGTATCGACAAAAAGTAAGTATTTCTGAAGATATTGCTCTTAACTCTTTAAATAAAGAACTCAAACAATCTGATATTAAAGAAATCATAGTTGAACACTCTAATCTGGCATTATGCAATAGTGGTGTAGAAATCATCGATTCACCAGGATTAAATGAGAATCCAGAACTCACAGCTATTACTCAAAACTTACTTCAAGATATAGATGCTGCAATTTTTGTTACTAATGCTTCACGCTCACTGACGCAAGGCGAACGTCAATCATTAAATGAATTGAGGCTTAAACTCAATGGTGGTAAAGATCAAGAGCCAGCAAATAACTTATTTATCGTTGTCAATTTTATGGATTTAGTGAATACAGAAAAAAGTCGTGATCAGATAAAAAAGAGAATTTACAACTTTGTTGAAGGTGAAAAACCAATAATTACCGGAAAAAATCGTGTTCACTTTATTTCAGCCCAAGCAGCCTTGAGATCGGTTATGTATGGCTATGAAGACGAATATAAAAAAAGCTTTGATACTTTTATTAAATCAATTGAAAGATTTTTGATCCTCGAACGTGGAAGGCTAAAACTACAGCCATTACCTGATCAACTTAATAAAATAATTCAAAGAATTATTAATAATTTGAGAGAATTTAAAGATGAGTTAGAATCTAAAATAAAAATTGCTGAGGAAGGAAAACGTAAAATTTTAGAGCAAATTGGAGAGTTTAGTGGACGTGATGTAAAAATATGCTTATTGACCATTCAACTAATAGAAAAATCCCTTGAAAAAGCAAATGTTTCATGGGGTGAGTGGTATGAAGGTTTAGAAGAGCGTATGTTATTGAAAAGTGAACGTTGGAATTCCGAATATAAGCTCTTTTGGAAACAAGACAAGTTAGTTCGTGATTATATTCAGTGTTTTGTTAGCGATTTATCTGATGAAATTGATGACTGGGTTAATAGTCAACTTAAAAATATAATATTAGAAGAAAATTTACAAAATTTAAATCGAAATATCAAGTATGAGTTAGATGCAATTCAAGCAGAATTTAATTTATTAGACATGAGAGATAATACTAAATTCAGCGAAAAGTTAAAGCTTTCTATTAATGAGATTTCTGACCAATTAATTGAATTAGATAATATTGATTTTAGTACTCCATTAAAGGGGGAATTAATGGAGTTTACAAGAATTGGCTTTATCCCGACAGCACTAGCTAATGTTAGTGCTGTAATAGGTAATTCTTTTGCATCTATGATGATGGACAGCGATAAATTCCATAGCGAAATTAAATTGTCTGTCTTAGAAATTGGGTTGGAAAAGTTTGACGAATCCTTTGATAAAGTTTACGAAAAAATCCAGGAAAATATCGAGATATTTTTTGATACTAAGGTTGAATCAGTAAGTCGAGTTATTGAAGGAGCTATATATATGTATGAAAAACTTTTAGAGCAGCAAGAAAAATCTAATCAAGCAATGCTAGAGCAACATTATGCAACTAAATCTTTGATTTTAGATAAGTGTGAAGAACTTGAAAAACTAAACAGTAGAATTAGCAAAGATATTGCACTTTGGTATTCAGAGGAAATTAATAAAGTAGTTATTAAAGCAGCGCATAATTGA
- a CDS encoding plasmid replication protein, CyRepA1 family: protein MRLLDLHPQHLEELVKGSGIELHLSQLNFRSLQGVSAYEHLLISEHLPRTNTGMVKSGWLQRYSHVTAGGWWCSGLDPLNNWQGMEWGCFKPNQPRTNQNGKSIKYEHPPSTATRIFCLRVTLEIWRQVSGRYNFPIPGDITINSQGEAEGFWQWVMERNIPVIICEGAKKAATLLSQGYVAIAIPGITSGYRVVKDKFGKVTSRQLIPDLAAFTTIKRTFYICFDYETQQRKIAAVSNAISQLGCLFQAKKCPVKVIELPGLEKGVDELIVAKGASVFEKVYRQSVDLEIYLAQIKPHSELTIPAAITVNRPYLEEIPFPNSGLVGVKSAKGTGKTTSLQAVVQQAKSINRPVLLITHRIQLGRFLCEKIGIQWGLINHAEGLTKNRDWLRKIEPQSVGLCVDSIWKLRPEEWQGAIIILDEVEQSLWHLLNSNTCKHKRVRILKLFQQLISLVLSTGGLVIAQDADLSDVSLEYLQGLSGCKIIPWVLVNQWKPQRGWEVTFYDSPNPIPLIQQLELDLLAGRKCYVTTDSRAGRYSCETIERYLKERLEKLRYEFPKTLVVNSHTTNTPGHAAVDFVAAINEKITEYSNVFVTPSLGTGISIDVQHFDRVYGIFQGVIPDSEARQALARVRDNVPRIVWCAKRGIGLIGSGSTNYRLLSDWYQENQKENLALLSPLHKIDVDLPLVYDPIHLRTWAKLSARVNSSIRLYRQSMEEGLTTDGHQIRLRSNAVHNNIIRDLRLAFLATEPGDLRERQRLVLEIVKVQKDWVEKRQKGKEIKRQIKKIKQQNQITAATNVANAKDIDYLEYEHLSGKHSLTDEERHQIQKYNLHQRYGILVTPSLKLRDDQGYYTQLLIHYYLTHESEYFQIRDQKEWHQQLSWGNGKVFLPDLKTYTLEVEAMRALGMPQFIDIEREFTENASDLIWLKDVVFQHSRHIKRVLGLDFIRCQEKITAIKVLSRLLNLLGLRLKRVNNIYQIDLETFNDERQNIFSVWQQRDEVILTQINNMRREKYNLLSNQNPQAKNTNSVISTMVSLF, encoded by the coding sequence ATGCGTCTGCTAGATTTACACCCACAACACCTGGAAGAATTAGTCAAGGGTAGTGGTATAGAATTACACTTGTCACAGCTTAACTTTAGATCCCTCCAAGGCGTAAGCGCCTATGAGCATCTATTAATTTCCGAACACCTACCCCGTACCAACACGGGAATGGTGAAAAGTGGCTGGTTGCAGCGTTATAGTCATGTTACGGCTGGAGGTTGGTGGTGTTCTGGGTTAGATCCTCTCAACAATTGGCAAGGTATGGAATGGGGGTGCTTTAAGCCAAATCAACCGCGCACGAATCAAAATGGCAAGTCTATTAAATATGAACATCCCCCCAGCACAGCAACACGGATATTCTGTCTACGAGTGACATTAGAGATATGGCGACAAGTCTCAGGGCGTTACAATTTTCCTATCCCTGGAGATATCACAATTAATTCCCAAGGTGAAGCGGAAGGCTTTTGGCAATGGGTGATGGAACGCAACATACCAGTCATCATTTGCGAGGGAGCCAAGAAAGCTGCAACATTATTATCTCAGGGATATGTGGCGATCGCTATTCCGGGGATTACCAGTGGTTATAGAGTTGTTAAAGATAAATTTGGTAAAGTCACTAGTCGCCAGCTAATCCCTGATTTAGCTGCATTTACAACCATAAAGCGTACTTTTTATATCTGCTTTGATTATGAAACTCAACAGAGAAAAATAGCAGCTGTTAGTAACGCTATTTCCCAGCTTGGTTGTTTATTCCAAGCAAAAAAATGTCCTGTAAAAGTTATCGAACTTCCAGGTTTAGAAAAGGGTGTAGATGAGTTAATTGTTGCTAAAGGCGCAAGTGTTTTTGAAAAAGTTTATCGTCAAAGTGTGGATTTAGAAATTTATCTCGCTCAAATCAAACCCCACAGCGAATTAACGATTCCAGCAGCCATCACAGTAAATCGCCCATATTTAGAAGAAATCCCCTTCCCTAACTCTGGATTAGTTGGTGTCAAATCAGCGAAAGGTACAGGAAAAACGACATCGTTACAAGCGGTCGTCCAGCAAGCTAAAAGTATAAATAGACCTGTATTATTAATTACTCATAGAATTCAGTTAGGGCGTTTCCTTTGTGAAAAAATTGGTATTCAATGGGGTCTTATTAATCATGCAGAAGGTTTAACAAAAAATAGGGATTGGCTAAGAAAAATAGAGCCACAATCTGTAGGATTATGCGTTGACTCTATCTGGAAATTACGCCCAGAAGAGTGGCAAGGGGCAATTATTATTTTAGACGAAGTTGAGCAGTCTTTGTGGCATCTCCTCAACAGTAATACTTGTAAACATAAACGCGTCAGAATTTTAAAATTATTTCAACAATTAATTTCTCTAGTTTTATCGACAGGTGGCTTAGTAATTGCCCAAGATGCTGATTTATCGGATGTATCTTTAGAATATTTACAAGGTTTATCAGGCTGTAAAATCATACCTTGGGTATTAGTAAATCAATGGAAGCCACAACGAGGATGGGAAGTAACCTTTTATGATTCTCCTAACCCTATACCCTTAATTCAGCAGTTGGAATTAGATTTACTTGCAGGACGTAAATGTTACGTAACTACTGATAGCCGTGCTGGACGTTATAGCTGCGAAACTATTGAACGTTATCTCAAGGAACGTTTAGAAAAATTGCGATATGAGTTTCCCAAAACCCTAGTAGTGAATAGCCACACAACTAATACTCCCGGTCATGCGGCTGTCGATTTTGTTGCAGCTATTAACGAAAAAATTACTGAATATAGTAATGTGTTTGTAACTCCTAGTTTGGGAACCGGTATTAGTATTGATGTGCAGCATTTTGACCGCGTATATGGCATTTTCCAAGGCGTAATTCCTGATTCAGAAGCACGACAAGCATTAGCTAGAGTTAGGGATAATGTGCCAAGAATTGTCTGGTGTGCTAAACGGGGAATTGGTTTAATTGGTAGTGGTAGTACAAATTATCGTTTACTATCTGATTGGTATCAGGAAAATCAAAAAGAAAATTTAGCTTTGCTTAGTCCATTACATAAAATAGATGTAGACTTACCCTTAGTTTATGACCCTATTCATTTACGAACATGGGCTAAATTGTCGGCAAGGGTTAATTCTTCTATTCGTCTCTATCGCCAATCGATGGAAGAGGGATTAACTACAGATGGGCATCAAATTCGCTTGCGGAGTAATGCAGTTCACAATAATATTATCCGAGATTTACGCTTGGCATTCCTCGCAACTGAGCCAGGTGATTTAAGAGAACGTCAAAGATTAGTTTTAGAAATTGTCAAAGTCCAGAAGGATTGGGTAGAGAAAAGGCAAAAGGGTAAAGAAATTAAGCGTCAGATTAAGAAAATTAAGCAGCAAAATCAAATAACCGCAGCCACTAATGTAGCCAATGCTAAAGATATTGATTATTTAGAATACGAACATCTTTCAGGCAAGCATTCTCTAACTGATGAAGAACGCCATCAAATTCAAAAATATAATCTCCACCAAAGATACGGTATCTTAGTCACTCCTTCGCTCAAGTTAAGAGATGACCAAGGATATTACACTCAACTGTTAATTCATTACTACCTGACCCATGAAAGTGAGTACTTTCAAATCAGAGACCAAAAAGAATGGCATCAACAATTATCCTGGGGTAATGGTAAAGTTTTTCTGCCAGATTTAAAAACGTATACTTTAGAAGTTGAGGCAATGAGAGCCTTAGGAATGCCACAATTTATTGACATAGAACGAGAATTTACTGAAAATGCCTCTGACTTAATCTGGTTGAAAGATGTGGTCTTTCAACATAGTAGGCATATTAAAAGAGTTTTGGGTCTTGACTTTATTAGATGCCAAGAAAAAATTACAGCAATCAAGGTTCTTAGCCGGTTACTCAATTTGTTGGGATTGAGATTGAAAAGAGTTAACAATATTTATCAAATTGATTTAGAGACATTTAACGATGAGAGGCAAAACATATTTTCAGTTTGGCAACAACGAGATGAGGTCATATTAACTCAAATCAATAATATGAGACGCGAAAAATATAATTTACTCTCAAACCAAAATCCACAAGCGAAAAATACAAATTCGGTCATCTCTACTATGGTTTCCCTATTTTAG
- a CDS encoding isoaspartyl peptidase/L-asparaginase: MKSQVQPKLIIHGGAGSSLHGKGGLEAVRQTLHAVVEEVYALLLSGVNASVAVVRGCQLLEDEPRFNAGTGSVLQSDGQIRMSASIMDGALGRFSGVINVSRVKNPIELAQFLQNSPDRVLSDYGSAELAREMQIPSYNALTELRLQEWIQERQDNFKRTMAGVIAEPELLETSNAGRGTIGVVALDTYGKLAVGTSTGGKGFERIGRVSDSAMPAGNYATSYAAVSCTGIGEDIIDECLAPKIVIRVTDGLSLQDSMQRSFAEAHDNKRDFGAIALDANGAIAWGKTCDIILAAFHDGEKIGDTLELAVGTQVGSIS, translated from the coding sequence ATGAAGTCACAGGTGCAACCAAAATTAATTATTCATGGGGGAGCAGGTAGTTCTCTCCACGGCAAAGGTGGATTAGAAGCAGTGCGCCAAACGCTTCATGCAGTAGTAGAGGAAGTCTACGCTCTATTATTGTCAGGAGTGAATGCTTCTGTGGCAGTGGTACGCGGTTGTCAACTGTTGGAAGATGAACCCCGCTTCAATGCTGGTACTGGTTCGGTGCTGCAATCTGATGGGCAAATCCGCATGAGTGCTTCCATCATGGATGGTGCATTAGGACGCTTTAGTGGTGTAATAAATGTTTCACGGGTAAAAAATCCGATTGAGTTAGCACAATTTTTACAAAATTCTCCAGACAGAGTGCTGTCAGATTATGGTTCGGCTGAATTAGCCAGGGAAATGCAAATCCCTAGTTACAATGCTTTAACTGAGCTGCGATTACAAGAATGGATACAAGAACGGCAAGATAATTTTAAAAGAACAATGGCTGGGGTAATAGCCGAACCAGAACTATTGGAAACTAGTAATGCTGGGCGCGGTACAATCGGTGTAGTAGCTTTAGATACCTATGGTAAATTAGCAGTAGGTACTTCTACAGGTGGCAAAGGCTTTGAGCGCATTGGGCGCGTCAGTGATTCTGCTATGCCAGCAGGTAATTATGCTACTAGTTATGCCGCAGTCAGTTGTACTGGCATCGGTGAAGACATTATTGATGAGTGCCTAGCCCCCAAGATTGTCATTCGTGTCACAGATGGATTGTCCCTCCAAGACTCTATGCAGCGATCCTTTGCCGAAGCACACGACAACAAAAGAGATTTCGGAGCGATCGCCTTAGATGCCAATGGTGCGATCGCCTGGGGTAAAACTTGTGACATCATCCTCGCCGCCTTCCATGATGGCGAAAAGATTGGCGATACATTAGAACTTGCGGTTGGTACGCAGGTGGGTAGTATCAGTTAG
- a CDS encoding DUF2256 domain-containing protein, with product MARTRSKSDLPTKICPVCQRPFTWRKKWEDCWDEVKYCSERCRRRRSEAKTGD from the coding sequence ATGGCACGTACTCGTTCTAAATCTGACCTGCCTACAAAAATTTGTCCGGTATGTCAACGTCCCTTTACATGGCGGAAAAAATGGGAAGATTGCTGGGACGAGGTGAAATATTGCTCAGAACGTTGTCGCCGTCGCCGTTCTGAGGCTAAAACCGGGGATTGA
- a CDS encoding penicillin acylase family protein, whose amino-acid sequence MKSFRKNSLYQGIKITVIMLVVLCILLLGFLFYTVRRSFPVENGAIALSSIKSEVTIKRDQWGIPHIYASNSHDLFMAQGYIHAQDRFWQMDFWRHIGSGRLAEMFGASQVETDKYLRTMGWGRVAQQEIQQMDAVMKADLQAYADGVNAYIQEHQGSALSLEYAVLQLLNPGYKPEPWQILHSLTWGKVMAYDLGRNFQSEIERTILLKTLTPAQVEELFPPYPANLPVILPDLQAQALPEKQLITTVIKEVGEIAPVLESIKKPMVALEKLIGHTGVGIGSNNWVISGERTATGKPILANDPHLAVQMPSIWYEVALHCIKQTDDCPYNVSGFSFPGMLGVIVGHSDRIAWGVTNTQGDVMDLYIEKINPNNPNQYEVNGKWVDMQVLPETIKVAGKESIVQTVRYTRHGPILSDVSPNLKQFNQKSTVNLPQNYAVALRWTALEPSNLASAITQINRAQNWQDFRTAANKFDIAAQNLVYADIEGNIGYQMPGKFPIRNKGNGRYPVPGWTDEYEWQGYIDFEKLPQSFNPSSGYIVTANNLVANQYPYVITTDWVYGYRAKRIVDMIAQQDKQISLPDVQQIQGDNFNLNAQNIVPILQQISFNDSRLQTAQKLFQNWNLQLVTQSSAAALFEVFWKHLLADTFHEQLPKEYFPDGGDRWYAVIENIIQQPNSNWWDNRQTSQVENRDQIFRQAFTKAVDELERLQGKNPQSWNWGKLHTITFRNATLGKSGVAPIEALFNRGAFTTSGNGETVNANRWRANQSFEVTDIPSLRIIVDLANLDDSVAIHAPGQSGHAFHQHYDDMIESWRKLEYHPMLWQQQTVTANTSAKLQLMPK is encoded by the coding sequence ATGAAAAGTTTCAGAAAAAATAGTTTGTATCAGGGAATAAAGATTACCGTAATTATGCTAGTGGTGCTATGTATATTATTGTTGGGATTTTTATTCTATACTGTACGGCGTTCTTTCCCTGTAGAAAATGGAGCGATCGCTTTATCCTCAATCAAATCTGAAGTTACCATCAAACGCGACCAATGGGGAATCCCCCACATCTACGCCAGCAATTCCCATGATTTATTCATGGCTCAGGGCTATATTCATGCTCAAGACCGCTTTTGGCAAATGGACTTTTGGCGGCACATCGGGTCTGGGCGACTGGCAGAAATGTTTGGTGCTTCCCAGGTGGAAACTGATAAATATCTACGCACGATGGGCTGGGGAAGGGTAGCGCAGCAAGAAATCCAGCAGATGGATGCAGTAATGAAGGCTGATTTGCAAGCCTACGCTGATGGTGTCAATGCCTATATCCAAGAGCATCAAGGTAGCGCCCTGAGTTTAGAATATGCCGTATTGCAATTACTCAATCCTGGTTACAAACCCGAACCCTGGCAAATCTTGCACTCCCTGACTTGGGGTAAGGTGATGGCTTACGACTTGGGGCGAAATTTTCAAAGCGAAATTGAACGGACAATTTTGCTGAAAACTCTCACCCCTGCTCAGGTAGAAGAACTTTTTCCGCCTTATCCCGCAAATTTGCCAGTAATTTTGCCTGATTTACAAGCTCAGGCTTTGCCGGAGAAACAACTAATTACAACTGTCATCAAAGAAGTTGGTGAAATTGCTCCTGTCTTAGAATCAATCAAAAAACCGATGGTGGCGTTAGAAAAACTCATCGGCCATACAGGAGTAGGAATTGGCTCGAATAACTGGGTAATATCTGGTGAACGCACAGCTACAGGTAAGCCGATATTGGCAAATGATCCCCATCTAGCAGTACAAATGCCTTCTATTTGGTACGAGGTAGCACTACACTGCATAAAACAAACGGATGATTGCCCCTACAACGTGAGCGGGTTTTCTTTTCCTGGTATGCTGGGCGTGATTGTGGGACATAGCGATCGCATCGCTTGGGGTGTGACAAATACTCAAGGCGATGTTATGGATTTATACATTGAAAAAATTAATCCCAACAACCCCAACCAATATGAAGTCAATGGCAAATGGGTAGATATGCAGGTTTTGCCAGAGACAATCAAAGTTGCTGGGAAAGAGTCTATTGTGCAGACAGTTCGTTACACCAGACACGGGCCGATTCTTTCGGATGTTTCACCGAATTTAAAACAGTTTAATCAAAAATCAACTGTCAACTTACCACAAAATTATGCTGTGGCTTTGCGGTGGACAGCTTTAGAACCATCAAACTTAGCATCTGCAATTACCCAAATAAATCGCGCCCAAAATTGGCAAGATTTCCGCACTGCTGCTAATAAATTTGATATCGCTGCTCAAAATTTAGTTTACGCTGATATTGAAGGAAATATTGGTTATCAAATGCCAGGAAAATTTCCTATTCGGAATAAGGGAAATGGACGTTATCCTGTTCCTGGTTGGACAGATGAATATGAATGGCAAGGCTATATTGATTTTGAAAAGTTACCTCAAAGCTTCAATCCATCATCAGGTTATATTGTCACTGCAAATAATTTAGTCGCCAATCAATATCCTTATGTAATAACTACAGACTGGGTTTATGGCTACCGAGCAAAGCGGATTGTAGATATGATTGCCCAGCAAGATAAACAGATTTCGCTGCCAGATGTACAACAGATACAAGGTGATAATTTCAATTTAAATGCACAGAATATTGTGCCGATACTACAACAAATATCATTTAATGATTCCCGGTTGCAAACAGCACAAAAATTATTTCAAAATTGGAACTTACAGCTAGTAACTCAATCATCTGCTGCTGCTTTATTTGAAGTATTCTGGAAACATTTGTTAGCAGATACATTCCACGAACAACTACCAAAAGAATACTTTCCTGATGGAGGCGATCGCTGGTATGCTGTCATCGAGAATATTATCCAACAACCTAACAGTAATTGGTGGGATAATCGCCAAACTAGTCAAGTAGAGAACCGTGACCAAATATTTCGTCAAGCCTTTACAAAAGCTGTAGACGAACTAGAACGCCTCCAAGGTAAAAATCCTCAATCTTGGAATTGGGGAAAGCTGCACACCATCACTTTTCGTAACGCCACCTTGGGTAAGTCTGGAGTTGCACCAATCGAAGCTTTATTTAACCGTGGTGCCTTTACTACGTCGGGTAACGGAGAAACCGTCAATGCCAACCGTTGGCGAGCAAATCAATCCTTTGAAGTCACAGATATTCCTTCACTGCGGATAATTGTAGATTTAGCAAATCTCGATGACTCAGTAGCTATTCACGCCCCTGGACAGTCAGGTCATGCCTTCCATCAACACTATGACGACATGATTGAGTCCTGGCGCAAACTTGAATATCATCCAATGCTTTGGCAACAGCAGACGGTAACAGCTAACACGTCGGCAAAATTGCAGTTAATGCCCAAATGA